The nucleotide window TGAAATTTTTCGAGGCACATCCTTAATTGTCCAACTGTTTTGGTTTGTCTATGCTGTTCCTATTCTTTTTGGAATTCAATTCGACTCCATCTTTTGGTCGTGTGTCATCGCAATTGCAATGAACTACGGAAGTTATATGTCTGAAACGGTTCGTGGATCAATTCTTGCTGTTGCTCCCGGCCAAACAGAAGCTGGAATTGCTTTAAATATGTCTTCGTTTCAACGGATGCGAATTGTTATTTTCCCTCAAGCTGTCCGTATGATGCTTCCAGAGTTCGGAAACTATTTTATTCAAATATTAAAAGCAACATCGCTTATTTCCCTAGTAGGACTATCTGACATCGTCTTTCAGGGGCAAAAATATACAAATATCAATTTATCTCAAACGCCTACCGTTTATTTTCTAATTCTAGTAGTCTACTTTATCATTGCACTTCCTTTCATTGGACTGACTAAATGGTTCGAAAAGCAATCATCGAAAGGAGTGGCTAGCTAATGGAAAAGTTTAATTGGGATTTATTTTGGGAGTCATTCCCTGCTGTTTTTCAAGGTATGTGGGTAACGCTCGGTTTAACCATTGCCTGTTATGTTTTTGCTATGCTGTTTGGATTTGTTTGGGTTATTTTGAAAAGAATACCCTTTAAACCACTGCAATGGCTTGTGGCTTTAGTATTGGAGTTTATTCGCTCTACTCCTCCCCTTGTTCAATTATTTTTCTTATTCTTTGGACTACCAATGCTTCCAGGTGGAGGGATCACACTAAGTCCCATTACGGTTGCTATCCTTGGATTAGGTGTGCATTTTAGTACCTATATTTCTGAAATCTATCGGTCTGGTATTGAGGCAGTTGACAAGGGGCAATGGGAAGCATCTACCGCATTAAATCTATCAACAAAAGATAAATGGTTTAAAATTATTCTACCGCAGGCCATCCCGCCAACCATTCCGATGCTTGGAAACTACTTAATCATCATGTTTAAGGAAATCCCACTTACTTCATCGGTCAGTGTGGCTGGAATGCTATTAATGGCAAAAGAATTCGGAGCAGATCACTATGCTTATTTAGAACCATACACATTAGTCGCGCTCTTATTCTTACTCTTAAGCTACCCATCTGCTCTTCTCATTAAGAGATTGGAAATTAAGATGAACAGACGCTTTGATAAGAACAGTTCTGGCGGCGCCAAAAAACTTAGTAAGGGAGTGGCTTGATGCATGGCTGAACCGATTGTAAGATACAAAGACGTTCATAAATCTTTTGGAGATGTCGAGGTATTAAAAGGCATCGACTTAGAAATTAAACCCGCAGAAAAAGTTGCCGTTATCGGTCCCAGCGGATCAGGTAAAACAACAATTATCCGTATGTTAATGACATTAGAAGAACCAACCTCTGGCGTGATCGAAGTTGATGGTCAAAACTTGTGGCAAATGGAGAGAAAGGGTAAAATGGTGCGAGCCAACGAAAAGCATCTCCGTAGCATTCGAGGAGATATTGGCATGGTTTTTCAACACTTTAACCTTTTCCCTCATATGACCATTCTAGAAAATTGTATGACGGCGCCTATCCACGTAAAAGGAGAATCTAAGGATGAGGTTCAAGCACGTGCGATTGAAATGCTAGAAAAAGTCGGCTTAAGTGATAAGTTGGAAAACTATCCGAATCAACTTTCTGGGGGACAAAAGCAGCGTGTGGCCATGGCTCGTGCATTAGTTATGCGTCCAAAAGTAATGCTTTTTGACGAAGTTACATCCGCACTTGACCCTGAACTAGTAGGAGAGGTTCTTGAAGTTATTCGTGACATTGCCAAAGAAGGTGAAATGGCCATGGTCCTTGTCACTCACGAAATGGACTTTGCCCGCGACGTTGCAGACAGAGTATTATTCCTCGACGAAGGCGTTATCGCCCAACAAGGAACACCTGAACAAGTACTAGAACACTCCAACAACGAACGAATCGAATCATTCCTGAGCCGTTTCCGTTCCTAGGGGACAGGAACACCGGGAGGGACAGGAACGGGCGTTTCATTTTCCATCCTTTTCATAGTCCCTACGTCAAAAACAATGCAAAAAACTCTCTATCAAAGAATTTAAGATAATAAAAAAAGAGCTTGGATTCAAGCTCTTTTTTGTTGTGAAAATTATAATGGAGGTTAATCGAAAATGCTTGCTTCTTATTTTTATCCTCTTACCTTTACTGAGAGAATACGGTTCCACAATTAAGATGATTTTAGTTAGTCATATTGCCCTGAAATATTAGAGGCTCATCCACCTTGGTCTCCTTGTTCCTGTCCCCAGAGTAACCATTCTCACCCAGCAGATGCCTCCCCTCTTTTTTTATCCGATTTATGGTTGTTTTGGATAGACCAGTGGTTCTCGTTAATTGAGGGGTAGTTATTCCATTTAATTTTGTTAATTCTAAAACTATCGAGTCCCTTTGGTGTTTGTTCATTTTTTGCAGATTACTTTTATTTTCTACTCCTAGACATTTCAATTCTTCCAAGACCTCCTGGTCAGTTAATTTAGGGGTTGGTACATCATCTAAGAATTGATCTTCTAAAGATACTTTCATCTTCTCTTTAAACATAGAAATGGCTTTTTCTGGGTCTGGAGATAACAATTGAAGGGCTAATGAAGTGTCTATGATCGTGGAATGGTGGAAGTATTCATGGATACTTGTCCATTGACAAGTGAATACGTCCTTACTTAATCCAGCTTTGACAGGATTTTGATGAATATAACGAAGGACTGAAAGAAAATATGGTATGCTTTCGACATTCTCACTTCTAAATCTCTCTTGAAATAAATGTCCACTACGATCATATTTATTGTTATACCAAAGAACATAACTTGCACATATTCGTTGGACAATTCTCGATACCGACTCCTCTGACTCTTTTAACAATAAATGAACGTGATTATCCATTAAACAATACGCATATAGCTTAAAACCACAACTTTTTTTGTAGCGAACAACAGTAGACAAGAACCTCAACTTATCCTCCTCTCCCTCAAAAATAACCTGCCGATTAACACCACGAAAAATAATATGATACACACCATTACAACTCTTCTTCCTTGCTCCTCTTGGCATAAATGCACCTCACTTTATTTTGGGTATTTGGGGTCAGGAACTGCTGTCCCACATTTAATTAGTAATGGATTAGCTAAAGAAAGTCTAAGGATAGAGGGAAATTGAGTGTTCAAAAGGAACAGAAAAAATTTTGGGGGCATTTTAAAGTGGTCATTGAATACTATCTAACTTATACCTAATTTCTACTCTCCCTATGGTAATTCCTCCTCCACTAGAAAATAAAAAATTTCATTTGGATACAAGAAGTTTATCCTTCTGATAAATAAAAAAAGGGAAAAGGTAATCCTTTTCCCGGGGTCTTCCTAACTACTGAATTAAATCCCTATGGTTATTTTGGGTCTTTTGGTTCCTGTCCCCTACCGGTGTTCCTGTCCCTCCGGGTGTTCGTATCATAGGTGGAGAAACATATGTTTTTATCACCATTCTTCATCTAAAACGTTAACGTCCGATTGGTTCAAGGGCCTTTAGGTAATACCCTTAGGTGCTAACAATCAGTGGGGACGGCCACTGATTGAAGTTTCACTTTATGATAAACTAAGAACAGGAGAGGTGATATTATGGGATTCCTAGATGGATTTATTGGGAATGCATCAGAAGTTGATTTGAAAAATGTAGAGAAACAGTTAGAGCGTATTATCGCGGATCACGAGAAGATTGAAAAAGCTTATCAAGTCATCAGGGACATGCTTATTTTTACAAACAAGCGGTTAATTCTCGTGGACAAACAAGGGGTTACTGGAAAAAAAGCAGAGTACCACTCTATCCCCTACAAGTCTATTACTCATTTTAGCGTAGAGACAGCTGGAACATTTGACATGGATGCAGAACTGAAAATTTGGATTTCTGGAACACCTGAGCCAATCTCTAAGCAATTCCGTAAAGACGATAACATCTACGATATCCAAAAATCGATTGCTAACTTTATTACGCAGTAAAAGCAACCTACAAAGGTCTTGACTTCAAACGAGCTTGAATATTCCCAAGCTCGTTTGATTTTAGAAAAGGTTTATACAATATCAGCAAATTCCGCTCGCGATACTTCAGCTAAATCCTGTGGGCTCAATTTTAATTGCATCCCAATTTTCCCTGCACTAACAATAATAAAATCAAGCGCTGTTGCGGTCTTTTCTATATAGGTAGGGAAGGACTTCTTCATTCCAATTGGCGAGCAGCCACCACGAACATATCCAGTGATTCCAAGGAGTTCTTTTACCGCAATCATTTCTACTTTCTTTTGCCCCACTACTTTAGCTGCCTTTTTCAAATCAAGTTCCTTTGCGACTGGGACAACAAAGACGTAAAAGTCATTTCTTCCTGCCCTAGCTACCAAAGTTTTATAAACGTACTCATAAGAATAACCAATTTTTTCAGAAACAGAAATCCCATCTACCGATTCCCCATCCTTAATTTCGTATCTCAACAGTTCATAAGGAACCTTTTTCTGCTCCACCAAACGTACTGCATTCGTTTTTTCTGCTTTTTTAGCCATGATGCTACCCTACCCCCTTTATCTCACAAAAGTAATATAATCTACGTTAATGGGTTCAAGGTCATTTTCTCTTAACTTCCTATTGACCTGCCCTCGATGGTACTGACCATGCAATGCTATATGAATAAGAATGTCTTTAACTGACGTTTGGAATTCTGTTCCTCTACTATTTCTGTAGCTTACAATACGATCTAAATCCGTAAAAGTTAACTGATTAAGGTATTGGCGATATCCTTCTTGATTTTTTTCCGAAAGACCTTGACACTCCGTTAAACTAAACTCTGCCCATATGGGAAGTTCTGAACTATCCCTCTCTTCTAACCTCGCCAACCAAACCTGTTCAGCACAGAGAATATGAGCAAACAACTTCCTAGCCTCGTCATTATCTTGGGATTGAAAATTTCCTAAGATGCGCTCGTTCGACCATTTTAAATGGCTAAACATCCTTTGAATGGTTTCCATCAGAAATCTCTCCTTTTATTGGTCAGTTGACACGCTCGATTCATTCTATTCCATTAATTGTAACACTATATGGAATTTGCTTACAGATTCGTTTATGGATACCTTTTCTATCTACGATTCTTTTCCAAATATGTTTCATCCACCCTTCAGCAGGAAAAAGTGCTTAGAAGTTAATCCAAGCACTCTTTCAAAACTACTACTTTACCGGAATCCAAATTTCAGAATAATAATCTGAACTAGACGTATCTCCATCTGTATAAACTTCTAACTCAGGACCGCCTGCTGGCTGATATCCACTAGACGGAAACCATTCAGAAAATATTTGCTTCCATACCTTTTGGATGGCATGTGGCATAGCACCATGTACTTCAAAAACTGCCCACTTAGCTGCTGGAATATCAAGAAGCTCATATTCTCCTGAATCCCCACCTTCATGCTCCACACTAATCCAATAATCAATCACCTTAGACTGTGGCGTTGTTTTGTCCACACAGACACCCAAAAACCCCTTGATCTCTCCTTTTATGAACGGGAGTAATGAATCAGATGATCCACTTGCATTAAACTCGTCCCAAAACTTTGGAATCCCCACCAAGTTTTCCTCATTTACTAAAGAAAACTCCCGTCTAATCCCAACAACCTGAAATGCTTCTCTCTCCACCATTCTGTACCTCATTGGATCTGCTCCCTTCAAATTCACCTGAATCATCAGGCGTTGATAGAATTGTAGCTTTCCTTCTCCTTTTCGAGCTTCACTTGGTGAAACACCATGAAGTCTACGAAAAGCTTTAGTGAAAGCTTCTGGAGTTTCATAGCCATATTTGTAGGCAAGATCAATAATTTTGATATCTGTTCTTGTTAATTCTTCCGCAGCACAAGTCAGCCTCCTCCGTTTCAAATACTCTCCCACAGAAATGTCCGTTAAGATTGTAAACGTTCTTTGAAAATGAAACGGAGATACATTCGATTGTTCCGCTATCTCCTCAAGAGAGATATCCTCCAACAAATGATCTTCCATATAATTAATAGATTTTTGCAACGACTCAATAAACGTCATGGCCTTCACTCCTTACTTCAATTCTATCTCCACTAAAAAATAAAATCCTGTCCATTCCTGCTCACTTTTGGCAGGGTTTCTTATGAAACTACTTTACCTTGTAAATCGTATATTTTATATATAAATTGATCGGAGTTGATTGTTTATGAGTAAAGCAAGAATGGAAAGGCTTCTAGACTTAATCCACAAAATAGAACTGGAGACCTATGATAAAACAAAGAGGAAATTACAACTAGACAAAAGCAAACGAATCTTGGCTAGATTAGATGCTTATTCATCAGAATGTGAGGAATGCACTGAATTGCTTAACGAATGGGAAAGTGCACTCTCTGAACTCCATGAAAAAGCATCTTCTCCAAATGATACTGATAAAAAAAATCATTCTTTATTAATCAAAAAAAGCGTCTCACATTTACAAAGTACTCACAAACTTGTAGAAGAAGGTCATTACATGAGTATCTATATGACACTAGGGATGAGCATAGGCTTAGTCTTTGGTCTAACTATATTCGACAATCTTGCCCTTGGACTACCAATTGGAATGGTCTTTGGAATAGCACTAGGAACATCCCTAGATGCCGATGCAAAGAAAAAAGGGAAAACTATTTAGTTTTGAAGTTAGGTTAGGCATTTCTTGTTTCAGTTGGAAAGCACCTTGGCTAAACTTTGGAAATCCAAAAACAAGTATGCCATTGGTGATCATCACATCACTGTTCTGACCCAATTTATTCTTCTCCCAATCTGTAATAACAAGATTAGGATATTCTTGTCTAATTTTATTGAGATAGGATGTAGTATTCATTAGCAACCTTCACAGATGTTAATTAATATTAACCCAATATTAACCATGTTCAAATAAATATGCATATTAATTGCCCTTGTGCAAAAAATACCCTTAAAAAAGGGGCTACGTAATGAACACTTTACAACTAGCGGTCGTTATAATTCTTGTCACAGGTCTTCTATTGACTATATGGATAGGCAGAAATGTTGCGAGGAGAAAAAGTGAATATGATTACGAAACGAAAGCAACGGAACTAGCTAAGAAATCCAGCATATTTAACCCAGTTTTTCTTACGTACATAATTGTCCTTGGTGGTATTTTGATCTTTGTTCTATATATGGCTTTATGACGATAAAAAGCTTGAGTTCATCTCAAGCTATTTCGGCATTTTATTATAGTACATCAACTATTATTCTCCTCAATTCCTAACTGAATAAGCTCATCAATATTTCCAAATTCTAAAATGACAATTCCGATAGCTTCATTTTCTGTTTTCCACTTTCCTTTAATTCGTTATATTTGTCTTCCATATTGGCTAGCAATTCTTGTTTTAAATTCTCTACTTCCTTGTCTTTGCCAA belongs to Bacillaceae bacterium S4-13-56 and includes:
- the ehuA gene encoding ectoine/hydroxyectoine ABC transporter ATP-binding protein EhuA; protein product: MAEPIVRYKDVHKSFGDVEVLKGIDLEIKPAEKVAVIGPSGSGKTTIIRMLMTLEEPTSGVIEVDGQNLWQMERKGKMVRANEKHLRSIRGDIGMVFQHFNLFPHMTILENCMTAPIHVKGESKDEVQARAIEMLEKVGLSDKLENYPNQLSGGQKQRVAMARALVMRPKVMLFDEVTSALDPELVGEVLEVIRDIAKEGEMAMVLVTHEMDFARDVADRVLFLDEGVIAQQGTPEQVLEHSNNERIESFLSRFRS
- a CDS encoding AraC family transcriptional regulator — its product is MTFIESLQKSINYMEDHLLEDISLEEIAEQSNVSPFHFQRTFTILTDISVGEYLKRRRLTCAAEELTRTDIKIIDLAYKYGYETPEAFTKAFRRLHGVSPSEARKGEGKLQFYQRLMIQVNLKGADPMRYRMVEREAFQVVGIRREFSLVNEENLVGIPKFWDEFNASGSSDSLLPFIKGEIKGFLGVCVDKTTPQSKVIDYWISVEHEGGDSGEYELLDIPAAKWAVFEVHGAMPHAIQKVWKQIFSEWFPSSGYQPAGGPELEVYTDGDTSSSDYYSEIWIPVK
- a CDS encoding DinB family protein translates to METIQRMFSHLKWSNERILGNFQSQDNDEARKLFAHILCAEQVWLARLEERDSSELPIWAEFSLTECQGLSEKNQEGYRQYLNQLTFTDLDRIVSYRNSRGTEFQTSVKDILIHIALHGQYHRGQVNRKLRENDLEPINVDYITFVR
- a CDS encoding amino acid ABC transporter permease, whose translation is MSPISDIGTILPILLKGLDITLRVLIVSAIFSYLVAFILGFGRLSKKFLIRTISGIIIEIFRGTSLIVQLFWFVYAVPILFGIQFDSIFWSCVIAIAMNYGSYMSETVRGSILAVAPGQTEAGIALNMSSFQRMRIVIFPQAVRMMLPEFGNYFIQILKATSLISLVGLSDIVFQGQKYTNINLSQTPTVYFLILVVYFIIALPFIGLTKWFEKQSSKGVAS
- a CDS encoding PH domain-containing protein, with amino-acid sequence MGFLDGFIGNASEVDLKNVEKQLERIIADHEKIEKAYQVIRDMLIFTNKRLILVDKQGVTGKKAEYHSIPYKSITHFSVETAGTFDMDAELKIWISGTPEPISKQFRKDDNIYDIQKSIANFITQ
- the ybaK gene encoding Cys-tRNA(Pro) deacylase, giving the protein MAKKAEKTNAVRLVEQKKVPYELLRYEIKDGESVDGISVSEKIGYSYEYVYKTLVARAGRNDFYVFVVPVAKELDLKKAAKVVGQKKVEMIAVKELLGITGYVRGGCSPIGMKKSFPTYIEKTATALDFIIVSAGKIGMQLKLSPQDLAEVSRAEFADIV
- a CDS encoding transposase translates to MPRGARKKSCNGVYHIIFRGVNRQVIFEGEEDKLRFLSTVVRYKKSCGFKLYAYCLMDNHVHLLLKESEESVSRIVQRICASYVLWYNNKYDRSGHLFQERFRSENVESIPYFLSVLRYIHQNPVKAGLSKDVFTCQWTSIHEYFHHSTIIDTSLALQLLSPDPEKAISMFKEKMKVSLEDQFLDDVPTPKLTDQEVLEELKCLGVENKSNLQKMNKHQRDSIVLELTKLNGITTPQLTRTTGLSKTTINRIKKEGRHLLGENGYSGDRNKETKVDEPLIFQGNMTN
- the ehuD gene encoding ectoine/hydroxyectoine ABC transporter permease subunit EhuD, with product MEKFNWDLFWESFPAVFQGMWVTLGLTIACYVFAMLFGFVWVILKRIPFKPLQWLVALVLEFIRSTPPLVQLFFLFFGLPMLPGGGITLSPITVAILGLGVHFSTYISEIYRSGIEAVDKGQWEASTALNLSTKDKWFKIILPQAIPPTIPMLGNYLIIMFKEIPLTSSVSVAGMLLMAKEFGADHYAYLEPYTLVALLFLLLSYPSALLIKRLEIKMNRRFDKNSSGGAKKLSKGVA